TTGTCGGTCGGGATTTCCTCGATCCGCGCGGCGCTATGCGCGTCGGTGGTTTTGACCGGCACTTGCCAGCCCTGCCAACTGCGCGCCGGCACGTCCATCTCCTGAAGGGTCAGGGCCATCAACCCGGCGGTCACATTCTCGCCGCTACTGACAACCGCATCATACTCGCGGGCGTCATAAAGCGGGCTGACTTCATCGACATAGCCGACCATCTTGTTGGTTTCACCCGACATGGCGCTGACAATGACGATCACGTCATAGCCTTTGGCCACTTCAACGCCAACGCGTTTCGCTGCGCGGCGGATACGGTCGATATTGGCGACCGACGTGCCGCCGAATTTCATCACGAGAACAGGCATGTATTCTTCCTGCGAAAAAGGTTCCGCGCGGTGTAATGGCCTTTGCGCTCAAGGGCAAGATGGCAAAAGCGGCCCGCAACACCTTGCGCGACCTGCCTGCTCTCTCGATGCCTTGCCTATTGGCTCAATAGGGGTGCGGCGTGCCGTCCCATGTCTCAAAGCACCCGGTGCTGTCCAGTGACAGCGCGTCAAACCGCTTGGTCAGACCGCCTGCGGCCTGATCCACGCTAATATCTGCGCTGTCGCCGCCCATGTCGGTGCGCACCCAACCCGGATGATAAATACCCACGGCAATGCCAAGACCTTTCAGGTCAACCGACAGGTTCCGCCCAAGGTTCAGCGCCGCCGCCTTGGACGCGCGATAAATATACGACCCGCCCGGCGCCCGCTCATCACTGGCCATCTGGCTGGAAATAATGGCAATTTTCGCCGCCCTAGCCGCCTGCAATTGCGGCAGAAGCGTCTGAATGGTCAGAAAGACACCGGTCACATTGGTGGCAAAGCTCTGCGCCCACATCTCCGGCGGATAGCCATCGGCAAGGCTCTGCCCCTTGTCAACGTAAACCCCGGCGTTGCAGATCAGCAAATCCACGGCCCGCCCGCTTAGGGCGCGCGCCATGTCGGCCTGTTGGCCCACGTCGGTCACATCCAGAACCTGACCCGCCGAGCCATCCCGCGAGGTGCCGGTCACCGTGTCACCGCGCTCTGCGTAAATCTCTGCCAAACGTGCGCCGATCCCGCGATTGGCCCCCGTAATCACCACATGCTGCGCCATTCGACCTCTCCCGTAAGGTGCGTTTCAAACGCACCTTGGCACTGCTTGGCAGTCACAACAAGGATCAGTTGGCCTTGCGCCCCGGACGAAACGGCAATGGGGCCACCGGCACCCCGTCCTCGATCAGCTTTTTGGCTTCGTCCAGCCGCGCTTCGCCATAAATTGGCCGTTCGGGCGCGTCGCCGTCATGCATCGCGCGCGCCTCTTGGGCGAATTCCATGCCGACATAATCGGAATTGGCCTCGACATGCGCCTTCAACTTGGCCAGCGCCTGCTCTGCCGGGCTCGCCGGCGCACTCAGCGGTCCAGCGTCCTTGGCCCCCGCGTCCTGCGTTTTACGCGCAGTGCTCACCCGTGGGGCCATGATCGCCTTCTCAACATCGGCACTGCCGCAAACAGCACAGGCCACATGCCCCGCTTTCTTAAGCGAGTCATAGGCTTCGGTCGATTGGAACCAGCTTTCAAACTGATGCCCTTCGCTACATTTGAGAGTAAAGCAGATCATATCCTCTCGCCTTTTCACATATCTCAGACTTTTGCGACATCTCGGGTGGGGTCATCGGTTCGGGTTCAGCCTGCGGATCCCTCGAAGATATGCACCCCGGCGTCCCAGACAAGGGCTTTTTCCAAACCCCGCCCGCGCTGCTCACCCTCGCCACCGCTACAAAAGCCTCGGATCAAAGGTCTTTATTATCTGCGCCAACTCCGGTTCCTTCACCAGCTTCGCGGCCTTCTTGGGCGACACCCATTTGCGCTTGCGCTGTCCGGCTTCGGGGAAATCCTTGGCCAGTTTTGACACTTTCACCGCATAAACCATCGCCACACAGGGGAGAGAGGTCCGCTTGTCGAGCTTCTTGTGATAGGAAAACAGCCCCAGACATTGCTCCGACGCCTTGCCCTTCACACCGGCCTCTTCCCAGGCCTCGATCAACGCCCCGTCACCCGGCGTCTTGCCGCCCATGGGCCAGCCCTTGGGAATGATCCACCGATTGGTGCCGCGCGAAGTGATCAGCAAAATCTGAGGCTTGCCATTGACCAATCGCCAACACAGGGCGGCGAATTGGGTCCGCATATCGGTCTTGCGGACCGGCGAAACCGATATCGGCAATTGTTTCGTGCCAAGCAGCGTCATGCGTCGTCGCGCCTTCCCCTTCGTCGCTCGTGTCTTCATCTCTGTTGCAACAAGATTAGCCATCATGCGCTATTCAATGCCAGATATTTCGCCCATCGGGCAGTGAAAAACGCCCAGATGTGCCAAACTAACGGCATGCGAACCGATATGTGGTGATTTGCGCGCTCAAGCAAACCAATCAAGACGTGCCCTATGACGTGCCCCAAGACGGCCCCCAAGACGGGCCATTCCCGCGCACACCCATCGCCCGACAAGCGCGAGTCCAGACAGAGCAAGACTGCCCGCCAATCATGACGATTTGGTTAAAATCCGGCTTCTGCGGTCTCGGTCACGCGAAGATCGCCCGCGAAAGGCCCATTTAAGCCCGGTGCGCGCCGTCCGCCAGCGATTTGACAAAGCCCAGCACATCGGCAACCGGCTCCCCGGCGGCGATCTTGCTGACAATCGCGCTGCCGACGACCGCGCCATCGGCGACCTTGGCGATCGCTTCGGCCTTGTCCGGCGTGTTGATGCCAAAGCCCACAATCACCGGCAGGTTTCCGGCCTTCTGGATCCGCGCCACTTCGGGGGCCACATCAACCGCTTCGGCCTCGGCCGAGCCGGTGATCCCGGTGATCGACACGTAATAGACAAAGCCCGA
This genomic window from Rhodobacteraceae bacterium D3-12 contains:
- a CDS encoding NUDIX hydrolase, which produces MTLLGTKQLPISVSPVRKTDMRTQFAALCWRLVNGKPQILLITSRGTNRWIIPKGWPMGGKTPGDGALIEAWEEAGVKGKASEQCLGLFSYHKKLDKRTSLPCVAMVYAVKVSKLAKDFPEAGQRKRKWVSPKKAAKLVKEPELAQIIKTFDPRLL
- a CDS encoding SDR family NAD(P)-dependent oxidoreductase, producing the protein MAQHVVITGANRGIGARLAEIYAERGDTVTGTSRDGSAGQVLDVTDVGQQADMARALSGRAVDLLICNAGVYVDKGQSLADGYPPEMWAQSFATNVTGVFLTIQTLLPQLQAARAAKIAIISSQMASDERAPGGSYIYRASKAAALNLGRNLSVDLKGLGIAVGIYHPGWVRTDMGGDSADISVDQAAGGLTKRFDALSLDSTGCFETWDGTPHPY
- a CDS encoding DUF1178 family protein, with translation MICFTLKCSEGHQFESWFQSTEAYDSLKKAGHVACAVCGSADVEKAIMAPRVSTARKTQDAGAKDAGPLSAPASPAEQALAKLKAHVEANSDYVGMEFAQEARAMHDGDAPERPIYGEARLDEAKKLIEDGVPVAPLPFRPGRKAN